From one Pontibacillus sp. HMF3514 genomic stretch:
- a CDS encoding antibiotic biosynthesis monooxygenase, with product MYIVDSTVTVPEEKADELIEIYQKRSRSVDKWEGFRSFQLLQNDKRPGELTVHMEWESKEHYMKWATSEEFQKIHELEKNYPDQELANIPPKVKKYKVVAE from the coding sequence ATGTACATAGTAGATTCTACGGTTACAGTTCCTGAAGAAAAAGCTGATGAATTAATTGAAATTTACCAAAAGCGTTCTCGCAGTGTGGATAAGTGGGAGGGTTTTCGTTCCTTTCAATTACTTCAAAATGATAAACGTCCTGGAGAATTAACAGTTCATATGGAATGGGAATCTAAAGAACATTATATGAAATGGGCAACGAGTGAAGAGTTTCAAAAGATTCATGAATTAGAAAAAAATTATCCAGATCAAGAACTAGCTAATATTCCACCAAAAGTTAAGAAGTATAAGG
- a CDS encoding VLRF1 family aeRF1-type release factor, whose amino-acid sequence MNLHKELKRLENFYAEKPDQVLTMYLNTDLSDPEQQGGEWKIHFKNGMNNFEHYLQESGNKDELKNFRNLKEQLEKFILEYERNLSKSLVVIASTDGELWFAQPIQMPVKTEFYWEDTPQLHQLRELHEKFPRTGIILVQQNNIKIIESELGAVHDTDHYELDIDTEDWRQNTGPHQAKPSMGSGKSPQKEQFYDRFHANQQRWYKSIAPTLDKLAKDGNWEAIYIVGNKEEAEEIESHMNKPITEIVPKNLLEHEETKVIDEVVL is encoded by the coding sequence ATGAATTTACACAAAGAACTAAAACGATTAGAAAACTTTTATGCAGAAAAACCAGATCAAGTTTTAACCATGTATTTAAATACTGATTTATCTGACCCTGAGCAGCAGGGTGGAGAGTGGAAGATCCACTTTAAAAATGGTATGAATAACTTTGAACATTACCTACAAGAAAGCGGAAATAAAGATGAATTGAAGAATTTCCGTAACTTAAAAGAACAATTAGAAAAGTTTATTTTAGAATATGAGCGTAACCTTTCTAAAAGTCTTGTAGTTATCGCTTCTACCGATGGTGAGCTTTGGTTCGCACAACCTATTCAAATGCCTGTGAAAACGGAATTCTATTGGGAAGATACACCACAGCTTCACCAATTACGTGAACTACATGAGAAATTCCCTAGAACGGGTATTATTTTGGTGCAACAAAATAACATTAAAATTATTGAGTCTGAATTAGGAGCTGTACATGATACAGACCATTATGAATTAGATATTGATACAGAAGACTGGCGTCAAAACACAGGACCACACCAAGCAAAACCTTCTATGGGTTCGGGTAAGAGTCCTCAAAAAGAACAATTTTATGACCGTTTCCATGCCAATCAACAACGTTGGTATAAGAGCATTGCCCCAACACTAGATAAATTAGCAAAAGACGGTAATTGGGAAGCAATTTATATTGTTGGAAACAAAGAAGAAGCTGAAGAGATTGAATCTCATATGAACAAACCAATTACTGAGATTGTACCGAAGAACTTACTTGAACATGAAGAGACTAAGGTTATTGATGAGGTGGTTTTATAA
- a CDS encoding YqaE/Pmp3 family membrane protein, protein MLYLLAIVLPPVAVLFVGRPFQAIINLILTLIFWLPGAIHAVMVVKDQKDDRRMKKYAQTS, encoded by the coding sequence ATGCTCTATTTATTAGCTATTGTACTACCACCTGTAGCGGTTCTTTTTGTAGGCCGTCCTTTCCAGGCTATTATAAACTTAATCTTGACCCTGATCTTTTGGTTACCGGGCGCTATTCACGCTGTCATGGTAGTTAAAGATCAAAAAGATGACCGAAGAATGAAAAAGTACGCCCAAACATCATAA
- a CDS encoding glycine betaine ABC transporter substrate-binding protein, whose amino-acid sequence MNMMKKWLPVLGLGLLLILAACGGNNDTDQGEGNDNATDNEGNTSGEKGTLQIGLNNWAENVAVSNMWKVILDDKGYNVELKTVEKAALYEALKNDDLDVGLEVWLPHTDKPLYDSYKEDVAFHKDETWFEGTELGLYVPEYVEDINSIPDLKGKADKFGGNIVGIDAGSSLYGLTEDAIKEYGLENYDQQSASGPFMTAELGNAIKDEEPILVTLWKPHWVFAEYKVKLLKDPKGVYGEKEDISWMSRQGFKEDMPKVAKAFKTWKMDDESLGSLMNEVKKADDPLEGARTWVENNQDLVDEWTSHIE is encoded by the coding sequence ATGAACATGATGAAAAAATGGTTACCTGTTCTAGGTCTTGGTCTATTACTAATCCTAGCTGCATGTGGCGGCAACAATGACACAGATCAAGGTGAAGGTAACGACAATGCAACTGATAACGAAGGGAACACTTCAGGAGAAAAAGGTACACTACAAATCGGCCTGAACAACTGGGCTGAAAACGTTGCCGTTTCAAACATGTGGAAGGTTATTCTTGATGACAAGGGCTATAATGTAGAACTTAAAACAGTTGAGAAGGCTGCTCTTTATGAAGCACTTAAGAATGATGACTTAGATGTAGGACTTGAAGTTTGGTTACCACATACAGATAAGCCTCTATACGATAGCTACAAAGAAGACGTAGCATTCCATAAAGACGAAACGTGGTTCGAAGGTACAGAACTAGGGCTTTATGTTCCTGAATACGTAGAAGATATTAATAGTATTCCAGACCTTAAAGGTAAAGCTGATAAATTCGGTGGAAACATTGTAGGGATTGACGCTGGTTCTAGCCTTTACGGATTAACAGAAGATGCTATTAAAGAATATGGTCTTGAGAATTACGACCAACAATCAGCGTCTGGACCATTCATGACAGCTGAACTTGGAAATGCAATTAAAGATGAAGAACCTATCCTAGTAACACTTTGGAAGCCACACTGGGTATTTGCTGAATACAAAGTTAAACTTCTTAAAGATCCAAAAGGCGTTTACGGTGAAAAAGAAGATATTAGTTGGATGTCTCGTCAAGGATTTAAAGAAGACATGCCTAAAGTTGCAAAAGCATTCAAAACATGGAAGATGGATGACGAATCTTTAGGTAGCCTTATGAATGAAGTGAAAAAAGCAGATGACCCTCTTGAGGGCGCTCGTACTTGGGTTGAAAACAATCAAGATCTAGTTGATGAGTGGACAAGTCATATCGAATAA
- the metG gene encoding methionine--tRNA ligase, whose protein sequence is MSIFIGGAWPYANGSLHLGHLTALLPGDILARYYRLKGEDVLYVSGSDCNGTPIAIKAKQEGVKPKEIADQYHKEFVDTFNKLGFTYDNYSRTDSLYHHDEVQRIFHKLLDHGHLYKQSVDQTFCPSCERFLPDRYVEGTCPKCGAAARGDQCESCSILLDPVDIVDKKCKLCGDTPVVKPTEHYYFALSHFQKELEELVEKAKTREEWRQNAIHLTKRYLKEGLHDRAATRDLEVGVPVPSEGFEGKKIYVWIEAVSGYLSASKQWAEQNGADWMPFWKQNTKSYYIHGKDNIPFHSIIWPSVLEGLDEGLSLPDHILSSEYLTIEKKKLSTSRNWAEWVPDLLERYNPDSIRYFLTINAPEYRDADFSWREFIYSHNSELLGAYGNFVNRTLKFIQKSYSNKIPSGVSDDSIDRRIKEVYNQVGTFIEAGECKRALEAVFSFVREANKYFDERQPWIQIRENEPECRNTLFTCTKIIANLAQLLSPFLPFSSEQVSSILDIKELKWAPIESLPTKLGEIKPLFERIDVSVIEKEREKLGK, encoded by the coding sequence ATGAGTATTTTTATTGGAGGTGCATGGCCATACGCCAACGGCTCTTTGCACTTAGGTCATTTAACGGCACTTTTACCTGGGGATATTTTAGCCCGCTATTATCGATTAAAGGGTGAAGATGTATTATATGTTTCAGGCTCTGACTGTAACGGGACACCTATAGCTATAAAAGCAAAACAAGAAGGGGTAAAACCAAAAGAGATTGCAGATCAGTACCATAAGGAATTTGTTGATACCTTTAATAAACTTGGATTTACTTATGATAATTACTCTCGTACCGACTCACTGTACCATCATGATGAAGTACAACGCATTTTTCATAAGCTGTTGGATCATGGTCACCTTTATAAACAATCCGTCGACCAAACATTTTGTCCTAGCTGCGAACGCTTTTTACCAGATCGTTATGTAGAAGGAACTTGCCCTAAGTGTGGTGCAGCTGCACGAGGTGACCAATGCGAATCATGTTCAATCCTCTTAGACCCTGTAGATATCGTAGATAAGAAGTGTAAATTGTGTGGAGATACACCTGTTGTTAAGCCTACTGAGCATTATTACTTTGCGCTTTCACATTTTCAAAAAGAATTAGAAGAACTTGTGGAAAAAGCTAAGACTCGAGAAGAATGGCGGCAAAATGCGATTCATCTTACAAAGCGCTATTTAAAAGAAGGTTTACATGATCGAGCGGCTACTCGGGATTTAGAAGTGGGTGTGCCAGTACCAAGTGAAGGGTTTGAAGGCAAAAAAATTTATGTATGGATTGAAGCTGTTTCAGGGTATTTATCCGCTAGTAAACAATGGGCAGAACAAAACGGGGCAGACTGGATGCCATTTTGGAAACAGAATACAAAATCCTACTATATTCATGGAAAAGATAACATCCCCTTCCACTCTATTATTTGGCCATCTGTTTTAGAAGGTCTCGATGAAGGGTTATCCTTACCGGACCACATACTATCAAGTGAGTATTTGACGATTGAAAAGAAAAAGCTATCTACAAGTCGGAATTGGGCGGAATGGGTGCCTGACCTATTGGAACGATACAATCCGGACTCAATTCGGTACTTTTTAACGATAAATGCTCCAGAGTATAGGGATGCTGATTTTTCTTGGAGAGAATTTATCTATAGTCATAACAGCGAACTACTCGGTGCTTACGGAAACTTTGTTAATCGTACGTTGAAGTTCATCCAAAAGTCTTATAGCAACAAGATTCCTAGTGGGGTTAGTGATGACTCGATAGATAGACGAATTAAGGAGGTCTATAACCAGGTAGGTACATTCATTGAAGCAGGAGAATGTAAAAGAGCTTTAGAGGCTGTATTTTCCTTTGTACGAGAAGCTAATAAATACTTTGACGAAAGACAGCCATGGATACAAATTCGAGAGAATGAGCCTGAATGCCGGAATACATTGTTCACATGCACGAAAATCATCGCTAACTTAGCTCAACTTCTTTCTCCTTTTCTTCCTTTCTCAAGTGAACAAGTTAGTTCAATTCTAGATATAAAAGAGCTGAAATGGGCTCCAATTGAAAGCTTACCTACTAAACTGGGAGAGATCAAACCTTTGTTTGAACGGATTGATGTTAGTGTCATAGAAAAAGAACGTGAGAAACTTGGGAAGTAA
- a CDS encoding 5'-3' exonuclease H3TH domain-containing protein — protein sequence MSNTKDKILLVDGMALLFRAFYATAMSNYFMVNSKGVPTNGIYGFVKHLFTAINHYKPSHVICCWDMGSSTFRNELFPEYKANRGEPPVELIPQFDLVKEVTESLDIPNVGLAGYEADDCMGTLAEHYREQGEVIILTGDQDILQLLKENISVSILKKGYGNYALYQAASFIEEKGITPEQMIDLKALMGDSSDNYPGVKGIGEKTALKLLQAHESIEGILENLPSLTKGQRNKIEQDLEMLHLSRKLARIHCEVDVTCSLDDAVLGINEEKMKAKFEELEFRKLDGILQ from the coding sequence TTGAGTAATACAAAAGATAAAATTTTATTAGTAGATGGAATGGCGTTATTGTTCAGAGCCTTTTATGCGACGGCGATGAGCAATTATTTTATGGTAAATAGTAAAGGTGTTCCAACAAACGGTATCTATGGGTTCGTTAAGCACTTATTTACAGCAATTAATCATTATAAACCTTCACACGTGATCTGTTGTTGGGACATGGGAAGCTCAACGTTTCGTAATGAACTTTTTCCTGAATATAAAGCAAACCGAGGGGAGCCACCTGTCGAGTTAATCCCGCAATTTGATCTTGTCAAAGAAGTAACGGAATCACTTGATATTCCGAACGTTGGTTTGGCAGGGTATGAAGCGGATGATTGTATGGGCACATTAGCCGAGCATTATCGTGAGCAAGGTGAAGTGATCATTTTGACTGGTGACCAGGATATCCTGCAATTATTGAAGGAAAATATTTCTGTATCGATCTTGAAAAAAGGATACGGAAACTATGCCCTATATCAAGCAGCATCTTTTATAGAAGAAAAAGGGATAACGCCAGAGCAAATGATTGACTTAAAAGCTTTGATGGGAGATAGCAGTGACAACTATCCTGGTGTTAAAGGGATTGGAGAAAAGACAGCGTTGAAATTGCTTCAGGCTCACGAATCAATCGAAGGTATTCTTGAGAATTTGCCATCCTTAACAAAAGGGCAACGAAATAAAATTGAACAGGACTTAGAAATGTTACATCTTTCTAGAAAGCTAGCTCGTATCCATTGCGAGGTTGATGTAACCTGTTCATTAGATGATGCAGTCCTTGGTATTAATGAAGAGAAGATGAAAGCGAAATTTGAAGAGCTTGAGTTTCGTAAGTTGGATGGTATTTTGCAGTAA
- a CDS encoding nitric oxide synthase oxygenase encodes MVNEEFYKKAEAFIQQCYSELGKAEDEKKQRLLQIQDEIEKHNHYEHTFEELEYGAKVAWRNSNRCIGRLFWDSLKVFDYRHLDHAEDIKDALVHHLDYATNGGKIRSTISIFKPKTNEETPVRIWNHQLLRYAGYVEDGGVIGDPASVEFTKKCKELGWQGEGTSFDILPWVIQVHEQEPKLFEVPKDHILEVPLRHPEYDWFQELRLKWYGVPIISDMKLEVGGIEYVAAPFNGWYMETEIGARNLADEFRYNMLPTVGEYLGYNVRRNATLWKDRALIELNTAVLHSFKEDGVSIVDHHSAAQQFHLFEQKESACGREVTGDWTWLIPPISPASTHIFHSSYDDTMHSPNYFYQDKPYEES; translated from the coding sequence ATCGTGAATGAGGAATTCTATAAAAAAGCTGAAGCGTTTATTCAACAGTGTTACTCCGAGTTAGGAAAAGCTGAAGATGAAAAGAAGCAACGCTTACTACAGATACAAGATGAAATTGAAAAACATAACCATTATGAACATACATTTGAAGAATTAGAATATGGAGCAAAAGTAGCTTGGCGCAATAGCAACCGATGTATTGGTCGCCTGTTCTGGGATTCATTAAAAGTTTTTGACTACCGTCATTTAGACCATGCTGAAGATATAAAAGATGCTTTAGTTCACCACTTGGACTATGCAACGAATGGCGGTAAAATTCGTTCTACAATCTCCATTTTCAAACCAAAAACAAATGAAGAAACACCTGTCCGTATATGGAACCATCAACTCCTTCGATATGCAGGATATGTAGAGGATGGTGGCGTAATAGGCGATCCTGCCTCGGTAGAATTCACTAAAAAATGTAAAGAACTGGGTTGGCAAGGAGAAGGAACATCTTTTGATATTCTCCCTTGGGTCATTCAAGTACATGAACAAGAACCCAAATTATTTGAAGTACCAAAAGATCATATTTTAGAAGTCCCTTTAAGACATCCAGAATATGATTGGTTTCAAGAACTGCGCCTTAAATGGTATGGCGTCCCAATTATTTCAGATATGAAACTAGAAGTGGGAGGCATTGAATATGTAGCCGCTCCTTTTAATGGATGGTACATGGAAACGGAGATCGGTGCTCGAAACTTAGCCGATGAGTTCCGGTACAACATGCTACCAACAGTAGGTGAATACCTCGGCTATAATGTGAGGCGCAATGCAACTCTATGGAAAGATCGTGCTTTGATTGAGTTGAATACAGCTGTACTCCATTCATTTAAAGAGGATGGGGTAAGTATAGTAGATCATCATTCCGCTGCCCAACAGTTTCATTTGTTTGAACAAAAAGAAAGTGCTTGCGGGCGTGAAGTAACAGGGGACTGGACATGGCTGATTCCTCCTATTTCCCCTGCTTCAACTCATATTTTCCATAGTTCCTATGATGATACCATGCATTCTCCCAATTACTTTTATCAAGACAAGCCATATGAAGAATCATAA